Proteins found in one Anopheles aquasalis chromosome 3, idAnoAquaMG_Q_19, whole genome shotgun sequence genomic segment:
- the LOC126574007 gene encoding uncharacterized protein LOC126574007 isoform X2, protein MDMCTNYIHLMVKIAPLVGSAKTQELLYARFVKMCTCKINFVRKECATAFPVMCEVLGNEVFEKNLLQIFMKLCEDEIWTVRKACAEVMPFIALLCTLEKRRKVLVPAYKKFMFDSSLWVIKAALKNLGRFLATFAQLQILGLAYNNSLELSITNAADEAFQELMANSRQLTNGGSQPAPSVLQKNFESYEKRFKDSIQRHALLSLVKSDEEPWKSRSEDRINIEAYLSSVVFVEEHPSQRQSTGSTSDDGGGISKLADFYYVRHKSLSSTSSIASTSPTPSPLFRANQSYDEKNPLNRFLRYCSPLKNNFETAFANPSGGDGGEQGGGSDAFDNHGHWDSEDDNFGTNLPDLSLGDSGGGQLSGGDGGGGTSGVIFDGDNPKHVAEAAAAGSGGLDFMMDSGPGNGIEEDENTIDEYFNSHQYWYISPGLALDLEFIDSEGDGGNGGSSSSSSKDVSNNNATTGTGAEDGKSKGSRSSILPSVGTGPTEEDDTRNNNLLGHTAAGPTATATNATSSSSSAAMVVEDNENQNDSDSSYGSINNNESDNKLIYLYEDLLSQQQTSGGTAGGAGPSSGGVVSGSATIPSSNNISGATTSSNSTTMTTATTTVERIRAAEQLKTQIRWENEEVEWNLLEDFLHMKNVNKELCLDCAYNFPAVVLTFGEKFWPILSRYFFDLCTDVQQTVRRTMAASISKIALIIGREQATRDLVPSYTEFLLDSDDIKFEVVRTLAEFLKVIDSCEHETLMNHLGMCLQPPLQMMNWRFRELAGQQITELARMHTKIRKENCLLFLTGLALRLMLDKYDSVRKAGIDAFVECSHEFQQNDKVFEFFNKHFAFYNDWRRRQTYVIAAGKMLETDRVEVKIFRKHVFNNVLKLAGDAVPNVRIQVAKCLKETIAPHPEFANDPLVEPALQKLRHDMDCDVRGHIDGYQSMEEEMAAAAAKSTANAGGDSSRASVSSSAGTAEAGGGDMEQHSSSSPSSSSFSMPVSSQLSYAEVTSGYLGPAISSLLIDDGLNSLLTQLQRDNEDEERDHQQQQQEDVELRSASTADGDQEMDDEQEEECGEEAIEKPTSSMSTDDDAAYCSEMESSSSTAASTPSATLPSSLATTNSIPMKEESAEGSPGKATRNNNNNQVVPLSASTSETTETLVNGEAANNEVSAATTTVLSPPCAAVPSATATTPTPPPKAKENFFRRRSKGKK, encoded by the exons CTGATGGTCAAAATTGCCCCCTTGGTAGGAAGCGCCAAAACGCAGGAGCTCCTGTATGCCCGTTTCGTTAAGATGTGTACCTGCAAGATCAACTTTGTGCGCAAGGAGTGCGCCACCGCGTTTCCGGTAATGTGCGAGGTGCTTGGCAATGAGGTGTTTGAGAAAAATTTG TTGCAAATATTCATGAAACTGTGCGAAGATGAAATTTGGACGGTCCGAAAGGCATGTGCCGAGGTGATGCCATTCATTGCGCTGCTGTGCACTCTGGAGAAGCGACGCAAGGTTTTGGTACCGGCGTACAAGAAGTTCATGTTTGATTCTAGTCTGTGGGTGATAAAGGCGGCGTTGAAAAATCTGGGCCGCTTTCTGGCCACCTTCGCACAACTGCAAATCCTGGGCCTAGCGTACAACAACAGTCTCGAGCTGTCGATCACGAACGCTGCCGACGAGGCATTCCAGGAGCTGATGGCAAACAGTCGACAGCTGACAAACGGTGGAAGCCAGCCGGCCCCGAGCGTGTTGCAGAAGAATTTTGAGAGCTACGAGAAGCGCTTCAAGGATTCGATCCAGCGCCACGCCCTACTCTCGTTGGTGAAATCGGATGAGGAACCGTGGAAGTCGCGTAGCGAGGATCGTATCAACATCGAGGCGTACCTGTCGTCGGTGGTGTTCGTCGAGGAGCATCCATCGCAACGCCAGTCGACTGGCTCGACGtcggacgatggtggtggtatttcGAAGCTGGCCGACTTTTACTACGTGCGCCATAAATCGCTTTCGTCAACCTCTTCGATTGCTTCTACTTCTCCCACTCCTTCACCGCTGTTCCGTGCGAATCAGAGCTACGACGAAAAGAATCCACTGAATCGCTTCCTGCGCTACTGTTCGCCACTGAAGAACAATTTTGAGACCGCGTTTGCCAATCcatccggtggtgatggtggcgagcagggtggtggtagcgatgCGTTCGATAACCATGGCCACTGGGACTCGGAGGATGATAACTTTGGCACCAATTTGCCAGATCTAAGCCTCGGTGATAGTGGCGGCGGACAGTTGAGTGGAGGCGATGGCGGAGGAGGTACCAGTGGTGTCATATTCGACGGTGACAATCCGAAACATGTGGCTGAAGCCGCTGCTGCGGGCAGCGGTGGATTGGACTTTATGATGGATTCCGGCCCAGGCAATGGTATCGAAGAGGACGAAAATACGATCGACGAATACTTTAATTCGCATCAATACTGGTACATTAGCCCTGGACTTGCTCTCGATCTCGAGTTTATTGACTCGGAAGGCGATGGAGGTAacggtggcagtagcagcagcagtagcaaggaCGTAAGCAATAACAATGCCACAACAGGTACTGGTGCCGAGGACGGGAAAAGCAAGGGCTCCAGATCCTCGATACTCCCTAGTGTCGGCACTGGACCAACGGAGGAGGATGATACGAGAAACAATAACCTTCTGGggcacactgctgctggtccaaCCGCAACCGCCACCAATGCtacatcgtcctcatcgtctgCAGCGATGGTTGTGGAGGATAACGAGAATCAAAATGATAGTGACTCGAGTTACGGTAGCATCAATAACAATGAATCGGATAACAAGCTTATCTACCTGTACGAGGACCTGCtgtcacaacaacaaaccagcgGCGGAACGGCTGGTGGCGCCGGGCCTTCCAGTGGTGGTGTAGTTTCCGGATCTGCTACGATCCCATCCAGCAACAATATCTCCGGAGCaacaacgagcagcaacagcaccacgatgacgacggcaacgacgaccgTAGAGCGAATTCGGGCAGCAGAACAGCTCAAGACACAGATACGCTGGGAGAATGAGGAGGTCGAGTGGAACTTGCTCGAGGATTTCCTGCACATGAAGAACGTCAACAAGGAGCTGTGTCTGGACTGTGCCTACAATTTCCCAGCGGTCGTACTGACCTTTGGCGAAAAGTTCTGGCCCATTCTTAGCCGTTACTTTTTCGATTTGTGCACGGACGTGCAGCAAACGGTACGCCGCACGATGGCCGCTTCGATTAGCAAGATAGCGCTTATCATTGGCCGGGAGCAGGCCACCCGGGATTTGGTCCCATCGTACACGGAATTTTTGCTCGACTCGGATGACATTAAGTTCGAGGTGGTGCGCACGTTGGCCGAGTTTCTGAAGGTGATCGATAGCTGTGAGCACGAGACGCTGATGAACCATCTCGGCATGTGCCTGCAACCGCCGCTGCAGATGATGAACTGGCGCTTCCGGGAGCTAGCAGGCCAGCAGATCACCGAACTGGCCCGCATGCACACCAAGATCCGGAAGGAGAACTGTCTACTCTTCCTAACCGGGCTGGCACTACGTCTCATGTTGGACAAGTACGACAGTGTTCGCAAGGCGGGCATCGATGCG TTTGTCGAATGTAGTCACGAGTTCCAGCAAAATGATAAGGTGTTTGAGTTTTTCAACAAACACTTTGCCTTCTACAACGACTGGCGCCGCCGGCAAACGTATGTGATAGCAGCTGGGAAAATG CTCGAGACTGATCGTGTTGAAGTGAAAATCTTCCGCAAACATGTGTTCAACAATGTACTCAAACTGGCCGGCGATGCGGTGCCGAACGTTAGAATACAAGTCGCCAAGTGCCTCAAGGAAACCATCGCTCCGCATC CCGAGTTTGCGAATGATCCGCTGGTAGAACCGGCACTGCAGAAGCTGCGCCACGACATGGACTGTGACGTGCGAGGGCACATCGATGGCTATCAGAGTATGGAAGAAGAGatggcagcggccgcagccaAGTCCACAGCAAATGCCGGCGGTGATTCATCTCGCGCAAGTGTTTCGTCTTCGGCTGGCACCGCTGAAGCGGGGGGTGGTGATATGGAGCAACATTCCTCGTCgtctccatcatcgtcgtccttttcGATGCCGGTCTCCTCTCAGCTTTCATATGCGGAAGTGACGAGCGGTTACCTCGGACCGGCCATCTCTTCGCTTCTAATCGATGATGGACTGAACAGCTTGCTCACTCAGCTACAGCGTGATAACGAGGATGAAGAGcgtgaccaccagcagcagcagcaggaggatgtAGAGCTGCGATCCGCTTCGACCGCTGACGGTGACCAGGAGATGGATGATGAGCAGGAGGAAGAGTGCGGCGAGGAAGCGATTGAAAAGCCAACCTCTTCCATGTCAACCGACGATGACGCTGCATACTGCTCCGAGATGGAATCCTCGAGCTCGACAGCAGCCTCGACCCCGTCCGCTACACTTCCGTCATCGCTAGCCACCACGAACTCCATTCCAATGAAGGAGGAATCGGCGGAAGGCTCCCCGGGCAAAGCCAcgcgaaacaacaacaacaaccaggtGGTGCCGTTGTCAGCGTCGACCAGCGAAACGACGGAAACACTCGTCAATGGTGAAGCGGCCAACAACGAAGTGAGTGCAGCAACCACGACTGTGTTGTCACCTCCATGTGCAGCAGTCCCTTCTGCCACCGCTACGACACCAACTCCGCCTCCGAAGGCAAAGGAGAATTTCTTCCGAAGGCGCTCCAAAGGCAAAAAGTGA
- the LOC126574018 gene encoding RING finger protein narya-like has protein sequence MSRPRWIHCNVCFHLQWPRDRTFYQLSCRHVLCKLCMSKTKRATVCPICRQSILRFTELSNEKMTRKDKMMFDVAAVDALDWQSQSLAFQHKQREHLIEKILRCRNELPKLSEMEDELRKRIVEAQRRYEKLRNYRRTLQENLRQISPRFNNSALPPPSSLLSTPASGHRAAASNHPSLQTSTSGAAHSNRGIDLRCSQRSYGSSSRVSVSNATSRTHTETRAKLHAGNDSGISTHTPQTRANFTGNSAGRSSGPTILPPGGHRRSQQFLQTPKR, from the exons ATGTCGCGTCCCCGGTGGATACACTGTAACGTTTGCTTTCATCTGCAGTGGCCAAGGGACCGCACGTTCTATCAACTATCCTGTCGCCACGTTCTCTGTAAACTATGCATGTCCAAAACAA AGCGCGCTACGGTTTGTCCGATATGCCGCCAATCCATTCTGCGGTTCACCGAGTTGAGCAACGAAAAG ATGACTCGGAAAGACAAAATGATGTTCGATGTGGCTGCTGTCGACGCACTTGACTGGCAGTCCCAGAGTTTAGCGTTCCAGCACAAGCAGCGGGAGCACCTGATAGAGAAGATTCTTCGCTGT CGCAATGAACTGCCAAAGTTAAGCGAAATGGAGGACGAATTACGGAAACGAATAGTCGAGGCGCAGCGACGCTACGAGAAGCTGCGGAATTATCGGCGTACTTTGCAGGAAAATTTACGTCAAATCTCACCGAGATTTAACAACTCCgctttaccaccaccatccagcctACTATCGACACCCGCTTCAGGGCATCGGGCAGCGGCTAGCAATCATCCTTCCTTGCAAACCTCCACTAGCGGTGCGGCACATTCAAATCGGGGCATCGATTTGAGATGTAGCCAACGGTCTTACGGATCTTCATCGCGGGTGTCTGTTTCGAATGCTACCAGT agaacgcacacgGAAACGCGAGCCAAGCTACATGCGGGTAATGATTCCGGGATAAGCACACATACTCCACAAACTCGCGCCAACTTCACAGGGAACAGTGCTGGTAGGAGTAGTGGACCCACCATCCTACCACCCGGTGGTCACCGAAGATCACAACAGTTCCTGCAAACTCCGAAACGATAG
- the LOC126574021 gene encoding ninjurin-A-like: protein MALPVEQTGGDRRLSTNIELPDPSLPAVIPNVNVYQQKKTLAQGMMDLALLSANANQLRYVLETYERHPYHIFSIVFISISLLVQVGVGIGLIMNSRYDVNDKKEICKANKINDYITIGIFVITLVNVLISAFGVAPRAT from the exons atggcCCTTCCCGTGGAACAGACCGGTGGTGATCGGCGGCTTAGCACAaac ATCGAACTACCGGACCCCTCGCTGCCGGCGGTCATACCGAACGTGAATGTGTACCAGCAGAAGAAAACCCTGGCCCAGGGCATGATGGATCTGGCGCTCCTCTCGGCCAACGCCAATCAACTGCGCTACGTGCTCGAGACGTACGAACGGCATCCGTACCACATCTTCAGCATCGTGTTCATCTCCATCAGTCTTCTGGTGCAGGTCGGGGTCGGCATTGGTCTCATCATGAACAGTCGCTACGACGTTAATGACAAGAAGGAGATTTGCAAGGCGAACAAGATCAACGACTACATTACGATCGGCATTTTTGTGATCACGCTGGTCAACGTGCTGATCTCGGCCTTCGGTGTTGCACCACGAGCGACCTAG
- the LOC126574016 gene encoding ninjurin-A-like, which produces METEGDKNADAVEINIEGEMESVDVPDAGRSRPAAQARPQRRRLSPGAANNTPGAPAAAALTNGRRSRSNSRSPGRRKRDTEMALADAVPLLPAGNHNAGEADLPRPRPPMAGPEIDDEDEEDGVDRTTTGFDPNNPDRGIDNGFLEPAEERSNDERGTTDRAGRRGGRRNQGPAFPYAPGFAPDGTLNVQTTDSGQIIPDVNVYQQKKNLAQGMMDLALLSANANQLRYVLDSGRTSHPYYYINLILISSSIIAQVAVGIGLIYKSRYNIKKEEDFCKADRINNLVTIGIFIITIVNVLISAFGMADTNPANSN; this is translated from the exons atggAAACAGAAGGCGATAAGAACGCGGATGCCGTTGAGATCAACATAGAGGGCGAGATGGAGTCTGTCGACGTGCCGGATGCTGGCCGAAGTCGTCCAGCAGCTCAGGCGCGTCCACAACGCCGTCGGTTAAGCCCTGGGGCGGCCAACAACACGCCGggagcaccagcggcagcagcattaaccAATGGACGCCGCAGTCGCTCGAATAGT CGCTCCCCGGGTCGACGAAAACGCGATACAGAGATGGCACTGGCCGATGCAGTTCCGCTCTTACCTGCCGGAAACCACAACGCCGGGGAGGCAGATTTGCCCCGGCCGAGACCACCAATGGCTGGACCGGAgatcgacgatgaagatgaagaggaCGGCGTCGATAGAACGACGACAGGATTCGATCCAAACAATCCGGATCGTGGAATTGACAACGGGTTTCTGGAGCCAGCGGAagagcgatcgaacgatgaaaGAGGTACAACGGATCGAGCCGGTAGACGTGGTGGCAGACGCAATCAAGGACCAGCCTTTCCATATGCGCCAGGATTTGCCCCCGATGGAACGTTAAAT GTCCAAACCACCGACAGTGGCCAAATCATTCCAGATGTGAACGTGtaccagcagaagaagaatttGGCGCAGGGTATGATGGATTTGGCGCTCCTCTCGGCCAACGCCAACCAGCTGCGCTACGTGCTGGATTCAGGAAGGACGAGCCACCCTTACTACTACATCAACCTGATTTTAATCTCGAGTAGCATCATCGCTCAAGTGGCGGTCGGTATTGGGCTGATCTATAAGAGCCGGTACAACAtcaagaaggaggaagatttCTGCAAAGCCGATCGCATCAACAACCTCGTCACGATCGGTATCTTTATCATCACGATCGTGAACGTCTTGATATCGGCGTTCGGTATGGCCGATACAAATCCCGCCAATTCCAATTAG
- the LOC126574015 gene encoding myosin light chain kinase 2, skeletal/cardiac muscle-like isoform X2 — protein sequence MYKVDEHYPIKDLAPSFPFREVALKLDVDPRQKFDILPELGRGTFGTVFLCREKHTGLELAAKIVPYKKKKDRNEMVREIDIMSCLHHPRLIQLYDAFDYENKFYVILELIQGGELFERVIDDDFVLTEKACAVFMRQICEGMEYIHSRSIIHLDMKPENILCLTKTGNRIKIIDFGFARRYDPDKKLQVMFGTAEFAAPEVLNFDEIYFYTDMWSLGVICYVLLSGLSPFVGSDDMATMNNVLQGSYSFAYNSFEAVSENAKDFVAKLLVKDGKRRLTAKKALAHRWLAETTAQSTTELSVTKTKLKRYVIKKRWIKAVNTIIALRRMGARIDYDLV from the exons ATGTATAAAGTAGACGAACACTATCCAATCAAAG ACTTGGCACCGTCGTTCCCGTTCCGGGAGGTGGCGCTGAAGTTGGATGTTGATCCGCGCCAAAAGTTCGATATACTGCCCGAGCTGGGCCGCGGCACGTTCGGGACGGTGTTTCTGTGCCGCGAGAAGCACACCGGGCTCGAGCTGGCTGCCAAGATCGTGCcgtacaagaagaagaaggaccgGAACGAAATGGTGCGCGAGATCGACATCATGAGCTGCCTGCACCACCCGCGGCTCATCCAGCTGTACGATGCGTTCGACTACGAGAACAAATTCTACGTCATCCTAGAGCT catccAAGGGGGCGAACTGTTTGAGCGTGTCATTGATGATGACTTCGTGCTGACGGAGAAAGCGTGCGCCGTCTTTATGCGACAGATTTGCGAGGGCATGGAGTACATTCACAGCCGAAGCATCATCCACCTAGACATGAAG CCCGAGAACATACTCTGCCTCACCAAGACCGGCAATCGGATCAAGATAATCGATTTCGGATTCGCACGTCGGTACGATCCGGACAAGAAGCTGCAGGTGATGTTCGGGACGGCCGAGTTCGCTGCCCCGGAGGTGCTCAACTTTGACGAGATTTACTTTTACACCGACATGTGGAGCCTGGGCGTCATCTGCTACGTACT TCTATCCGGACTGTCGCCGTTCGTGGGTAGCGACGATATGGCCACGATGAACAATGTCCTGCAGGGAAGCTACTCGTTCGCGTACAACTCGTTCGAGGCAGTATCGGAGAACGCGAAGGACTTTGTCGCCAAGCTACTGGTGAAGGACGGTAAGCGGCGCCTAACGGCCAAGAAGGCACTCGCCCACCGATGGCTCGCGGAAACGACGGCCCAGAGCACGACCGAGTTATCTGTAACaaaaacgaaattgaaacGCTATGTTATCAAGAAACGCTGGATCAAGGCAGTCAATACGATCATTGCACTGCGACGCATGGGGGCCCGGATCGACTACGATCTCGTGTGA
- the LOC126574015 gene encoding myosin light chain kinase 2, skeletal/cardiac muscle-like isoform X1 encodes MVDVDEMIFVDRFNLAPSFPFREVALKLDVDPRQKFDILPELGRGTFGTVFLCREKHTGLELAAKIVPYKKKKDRNEMVREIDIMSCLHHPRLIQLYDAFDYENKFYVILELIQGGELFERVIDDDFVLTEKACAVFMRQICEGMEYIHSRSIIHLDMKPENILCLTKTGNRIKIIDFGFARRYDPDKKLQVMFGTAEFAAPEVLNFDEIYFYTDMWSLGVICYVLLSGLSPFVGSDDMATMNNVLQGSYSFAYNSFEAVSENAKDFVAKLLVKDGKRRLTAKKALAHRWLAETTAQSTTELSVTKTKLKRYVIKKRWIKAVNTIIALRRMGARIDYDLV; translated from the exons ATGGTGGATGTTGATGAAATGATATTCGTCGATCGGTTCA ACTTGGCACCGTCGTTCCCGTTCCGGGAGGTGGCGCTGAAGTTGGATGTTGATCCGCGCCAAAAGTTCGATATACTGCCCGAGCTGGGCCGCGGCACGTTCGGGACGGTGTTTCTGTGCCGCGAGAAGCACACCGGGCTCGAGCTGGCTGCCAAGATCGTGCcgtacaagaagaagaaggaccgGAACGAAATGGTGCGCGAGATCGACATCATGAGCTGCCTGCACCACCCGCGGCTCATCCAGCTGTACGATGCGTTCGACTACGAGAACAAATTCTACGTCATCCTAGAGCT catccAAGGGGGCGAACTGTTTGAGCGTGTCATTGATGATGACTTCGTGCTGACGGAGAAAGCGTGCGCCGTCTTTATGCGACAGATTTGCGAGGGCATGGAGTACATTCACAGCCGAAGCATCATCCACCTAGACATGAAG CCCGAGAACATACTCTGCCTCACCAAGACCGGCAATCGGATCAAGATAATCGATTTCGGATTCGCACGTCGGTACGATCCGGACAAGAAGCTGCAGGTGATGTTCGGGACGGCCGAGTTCGCTGCCCCGGAGGTGCTCAACTTTGACGAGATTTACTTTTACACCGACATGTGGAGCCTGGGCGTCATCTGCTACGTACT TCTATCCGGACTGTCGCCGTTCGTGGGTAGCGACGATATGGCCACGATGAACAATGTCCTGCAGGGAAGCTACTCGTTCGCGTACAACTCGTTCGAGGCAGTATCGGAGAACGCGAAGGACTTTGTCGCCAAGCTACTGGTGAAGGACGGTAAGCGGCGCCTAACGGCCAAGAAGGCACTCGCCCACCGATGGCTCGCGGAAACGACGGCCCAGAGCACGACCGAGTTATCTGTAACaaaaacgaaattgaaacGCTATGTTATCAAGAAACGCTGGATCAAGGCAGTCAATACGATCATTGCACTGCGACGCATGGGGGCCCGGATCGACTACGATCTCGTGTGA